The following coding sequences are from one Psychrobacter sp. AH5 window:
- a CDS encoding YfhL family 4Fe-4S dicluster ferredoxin produces the protein MALLITDECINCDVCEPACPNEAISEGDDIYVIDPDLCTECVGHFDEPQCVVICPVDCIPHDPDHVESESDLLAKYKRITGK, from the coding sequence ATGGCACTACTAATCACTGATGAATGCATCAATTGTGATGTCTGTGAGCCTGCTTGCCCAAACGAAGCTATCTCAGAGGGTGATGATATCTATGTAATTGATCCTGACTTGTGCACCGAATGTGTGGGACACTTTGATGAGCCGCAATGCGTAGTAATCTGTCCGGTCGATTGCATTCCGCACGATCCAGACCATGTCGAGAGCGAGAGTGATTTATTGGCCAAATATAAGCGTATTACTGGTAAA